The proteins below come from a single Burkholderiales bacterium genomic window:
- a CDS encoding SDR family oxidoreductase, with translation MALKLKPLNQQVVVITGASSGIGLATAIAAADQGAKVVLAARSAQTLDAIVQDIVAFGGEAVAVKADVGQREDVERIAQTAIGRFGRIDTWINDAAVSIYGRIDEIDDADSRRLFETNFWGVVYGSLVALPHLKANGGALINIGSEASEAAIPLQGMYSASKHAVKGFTDSLRVEMHADKAPISITLIQPTAVDTPYPEHAANYLSQEPKLPTPMIEPEKVASAILDAAVDPVHHIKVGTMSKLNTTMSALMPRIAERMAKSYMGKQQRDEPPKHGLQGSLYKASEDGRTHGRGNENAADKKEAMESNVRPA, from the coding sequence ATGGCTCTCAAGCTCAAACCGCTCAACCAGCAAGTCGTCGTGATCACCGGTGCGTCGAGCGGCATCGGTCTCGCGACCGCCATCGCCGCCGCCGACCAGGGCGCGAAAGTGGTGCTCGCCGCGCGCAGCGCGCAGACGCTCGATGCGATCGTGCAGGACATCGTCGCGTTCGGCGGCGAAGCGGTCGCGGTCAAGGCCGACGTGGGACAGCGTGAAGACGTCGAGCGTATCGCGCAGACCGCGATCGGGCGCTTCGGCCGCATCGACACCTGGATCAACGACGCCGCGGTCTCGATCTATGGACGCATCGACGAGATCGACGACGCGGACAGCCGCCGGCTCTTCGAAACCAACTTCTGGGGCGTCGTGTACGGCTCGCTCGTCGCATTGCCGCACCTGAAAGCGAACGGCGGCGCGCTGATCAACATCGGCAGCGAAGCGTCCGAAGCCGCGATACCGCTGCAAGGGATGTACTCGGCGAGCAAGCACGCGGTCAAAGGCTTCACCGATTCGCTGCGCGTCGAGATGCACGCCGACAAGGCGCCGATCTCGATCACGCTGATCCAGCCGACCGCGGTCGACACGCCCTATCCCGAGCACGCGGCGAATTACCTCTCGCAGGAGCCGAAGCTGCCGACGCCGATGATCGAGCCCGAGAAAGTGGCGAGCGCGATCCTCGACGCCGCGGTCGACCCGGTGCACCACATCAAGGTCGGCACGATGTCCAAGCTCAACACCACGATGTCCGCGCTGATGCCCCGCATCGCCGAGCGCATGGCGAAGTCGTACATGGGCAAGCAGCAGCGCGACGAGCCGCCGAAGCACGGACTGCAGGGGTCGCTCTACAAGGCGAGCGAAGACGGCCGCACCCACGGCCGCGGCAACGAGAACGCCGCCGACAAGAAGGAAGCGATGGAATCGAACGTGCGACCGGCGTAG
- a CDS encoding S9 family peptidase encodes MPRATRYSALRRSVLRAGVALGATIALPPLAASSAAQPRKAPALVPRRLYFVRADYVNVRVSPDGNHLSYLAPVNGVLNLFVAPVSAPNAARQLTQVTDRDIGWRYEWAHNNRYIVFFRDRDGDENWRASSIDIASGAVKLLTPERGVRALMQEVSHLYPDEMLVQLNARDRGRFDIHRINVVTGESALVFENREFAWIFTDSTFKVRLGARYVPSGDLELMQRAGDGWAPFMTMALEDVESSTFIDIDADGRTLYLADSRGRDKAALVALDMTSAKATVLAQDRDADIVRVQLDHRTRKPLAAAAVKDRVRWQGLDAASRRELERFSDAGRGDLEILSRSLDGDKVTAYYERDDASGEYALYERSTGRVRKLYRARAALDAAGLRPMQPVAIRARDGLTLNSYLTLPARDARRVPLVLVIHGGPYWRDSWGYSGVHQFLANRGYAVLSINFRGSTGFGKSFVSAADRQWGARMHDDLIDGLDWAIEQGYADPQRVGFYGASYGGYSALTAATRTPERFACIVDIFGISNLLTFMATIPEYWKPWFSVWKTGVGNPDTEEGREFLRSRSPLFNLERATRPILIAQGMRDVRVVAAESEQMVAALKKNGAPVTYVTFPDEGHGFVRNENRLAFYAVVEAFFARHLGGRYQPVGGDFAGSSIRIETGGELIPGLPEARAT; translated from the coding sequence ATGCCGCGGGCAACGCGATATAGCGCGCTGCGCCGCAGTGTGCTGCGCGCGGGCGTCGCGCTCGGAGCGACGATCGCGCTGCCGCCGCTTGCTGCGAGCTCGGCGGCGCAGCCGCGAAAAGCGCCTGCACTGGTGCCGCGCAGGCTGTACTTCGTCCGCGCGGATTACGTCAACGTGCGCGTGAGCCCCGACGGCAATCATCTCTCGTATCTCGCGCCGGTGAACGGCGTGCTGAATCTCTTCGTCGCGCCGGTATCGGCGCCGAATGCCGCGCGGCAGCTCACCCAGGTGACCGACCGGGACATCGGGTGGCGCTACGAGTGGGCGCACAACAACCGCTACATCGTGTTCTTTCGGGACCGCGACGGCGACGAGAACTGGCGCGCGTCGAGCATCGACATCGCGAGCGGCGCGGTGAAGCTCCTCACGCCGGAGCGCGGCGTGCGCGCCCTGATGCAGGAGGTCAGCCACCTGTATCCCGACGAGATGCTGGTGCAGCTCAACGCGCGCGACCGCGGGCGCTTCGACATCCACCGCATCAACGTCGTCACCGGCGAATCCGCGCTCGTCTTCGAGAATCGCGAGTTCGCGTGGATCTTCACCGACAGCACGTTCAAAGTGCGGCTCGGCGCGCGGTACGTGCCCAGCGGCGACCTCGAGCTGATGCAGCGCGCCGGCGACGGCTGGGCCCCGTTCATGACGATGGCGCTGGAGGACGTCGAAAGCTCGACCTTCATCGACATCGACGCCGACGGCAGGACGCTGTATCTCGCCGATTCGCGAGGCCGCGACAAGGCGGCGCTCGTGGCGCTGGACATGACGTCGGCCAAGGCGACCGTGCTCGCGCAGGACCGCGACGCCGACATCGTCCGCGTGCAGCTCGATCACCGCACGCGCAAGCCGCTCGCGGCGGCTGCGGTGAAGGACCGCGTGCGCTGGCAGGGGCTCGACGCGGCCTCGCGCCGCGAGCTCGAGCGCTTCTCGGACGCCGGCCGCGGCGACCTCGAGATCCTGAGCCGCAGCCTCGACGGCGATAAAGTCACCGCCTATTACGAGCGCGACGACGCGAGCGGCGAGTACGCGCTGTACGAGCGTTCGACCGGCCGTGTGCGCAAGCTCTACCGGGCGCGCGCCGCGCTCGATGCCGCGGGATTGAGGCCGATGCAGCCGGTGGCGATCCGCGCCCGCGACGGTCTCACGCTCAACTCGTATCTGACGCTGCCCGCGCGCGACGCCAGGCGCGTGCCCCTCGTGCTCGTCATCCATGGCGGGCCGTACTGGCGCGACAGCTGGGGCTATTCCGGCGTGCACCAGTTCCTGGCGAACCGCGGCTACGCCGTGCTCAGCATCAACTTCCGCGGCTCGACCGGTTTCGGCAAGTCGTTCGTCAGCGCCGCCGACCGGCAATGGGGCGCGCGCATGCACGACGACCTCATCGACGGGCTCGACTGGGCGATCGAGCAGGGCTATGCGGACCCGCAGCGCGTCGGCTTCTACGGCGCGAGCTACGGCGGGTATTCGGCGTTGACCGCGGCGACGCGCACGCCCGAGCGCTTCGCGTGCATCGTCGACATCTTCGGGATCTCGAACCTGCTCACCTTCATGGCGACGATCCCCGAGTACTGGAAGCCGTGGTTCAGCGTGTGGAAGACCGGTGTCGGCAATCCCGATACCGAGGAAGGCCGCGAGTTCCTGCGCAGCCGTTCGCCGCTCTTCAATCTCGAGCGCGCGACCAGGCCCATCCTGATCGCGCAGGGCATGCGGGACGTGCGCGTGGTCGCGGCGGAGTCGGAGCAGATGGTGGCGGCCCTGAAGAAGAACGGCGCGCCGGTGACCTACGTGACCTTCCCGGACGAAGGCCACGGCTTCGTGCGCAACGAGAACCGGCTCGCATTCTATGCGGTGGTCGAGGCGTTCTTCGCCAGGCACCTCGGCGGCCGCTATCAGCCGGTGGGAGGCGACTTCGCCGGGTCGTCGATCAGGATCGAGACCGGCGGCGAGCTCATCCCGGGGCTGCCGGAAGCGAGAGCGACGTAA
- a CDS encoding NAD(P)-binding protein, which produces MALYASLLSPFTLAGKRLKNRLVHASMTTLMGENARVTDRLIQYHANRAHGGAALIVTEPLSMAAHQVLPNKVRVWNDDNLDGLKRWADAVESHDCRLLGQLQDPGRGGHAPGKNPAAVGASYLPDDISWTVPHALSAAEIRRMTSELAEAAARLQRCGFSGVEISAGHGHMFHQFLSPWSNGRDDEYGGDLPGRARFLVEVIEALRRTCGDGFIVGVKLPGNDGVKGGVDPGEAARITRHLASGAAPDYFCFAQGSHARSLELHVPDGNGPRAPYLPLIRELKRSAGKVPVVALGRITDPAEADRIVERGDAELVALGRALVTDPAWLKKASEGRAHDIRYCVSCNSCWDTTVTTHKPIACDNNPRVGRPDEVDWHPAPATVRKRVVVVGAGIAGMEAAWIAGARGHHVTVYGASSEIGGKTRLRAGLPGGEALSGIYDYQRAQAIKAGVRFELGLTIDAADVIALKPDAVVLATGADMIAPPWLPAEYREAVPDLRSAMAALRGHAVRQHGTAVIVDTDHTDGTYASAELLRSIFDRVVVITPREAIAQDVALVTRQGIQRRFHEKRIGVVTLWSRASPRASKTACSKR; this is translated from the coding sequence ATGGCTCTCTATGCGTCGCTGCTCTCGCCGTTCACGCTGGCGGGCAAACGCCTGAAGAACCGGCTCGTGCACGCGTCGATGACGACGCTGATGGGCGAGAACGCGCGGGTCACCGACCGGCTCATCCAGTACCACGCCAACCGCGCGCACGGCGGCGCGGCGCTGATCGTCACCGAGCCGCTCAGCATGGCGGCGCACCAGGTGCTGCCGAACAAGGTGCGCGTCTGGAACGACGACAATCTTGACGGGCTGAAGCGCTGGGCGGACGCAGTCGAATCGCACGACTGCCGGCTGCTCGGCCAGCTCCAGGATCCGGGACGCGGCGGTCATGCCCCGGGCAAGAACCCCGCGGCGGTCGGGGCTTCGTATCTCCCGGACGACATCAGCTGGACCGTGCCTCACGCGTTGAGCGCCGCGGAGATCCGCCGCATGACGTCCGAGCTCGCCGAAGCGGCGGCGAGGCTCCAGCGCTGCGGCTTCAGCGGCGTCGAGATCTCCGCCGGACACGGCCACATGTTCCACCAGTTCCTCTCGCCGTGGTCGAACGGCCGCGACGACGAATACGGCGGCGATCTGCCGGGCCGCGCGCGCTTCCTCGTCGAAGTGATCGAAGCGCTGCGCCGGACGTGCGGAGACGGCTTCATCGTCGGCGTGAAGCTTCCCGGCAACGACGGTGTCAAAGGCGGCGTCGATCCCGGCGAGGCCGCGCGCATCACCCGCCATCTGGCTTCCGGCGCCGCGCCCGACTACTTCTGCTTCGCGCAGGGCAGCCACGCGCGCTCGCTCGAGCTGCACGTGCCCGACGGCAACGGACCGCGGGCGCCTTACCTGCCGCTGATCCGCGAGCTGAAGCGCTCGGCCGGGAAAGTGCCGGTCGTCGCGCTCGGTCGCATCACCGATCCCGCGGAAGCCGACCGCATCGTCGAGCGCGGAGACGCCGAGCTCGTCGCGCTCGGCCGCGCGCTCGTCACCGATCCGGCGTGGCTGAAAAAAGCGTCCGAAGGCCGCGCCCACGACATTCGTTACTGCGTGTCGTGCAATAGCTGCTGGGACACGACGGTCACCACGCACAAGCCGATCGCGTGCGACAACAACCCGCGCGTCGGCAGACCCGACGAAGTCGACTGGCATCCCGCGCCCGCGACGGTGCGCAAGCGCGTGGTGGTGGTCGGCGCCGGCATCGCCGGTATGGAGGCGGCGTGGATCGCCGGCGCGCGCGGTCACCACGTGACGGTGTACGGGGCGTCGAGCGAGATCGGCGGCAAGACGCGGTTGCGTGCGGGACTTCCGGGCGGCGAGGCGCTGTCGGGCATCTACGACTATCAACGTGCGCAGGCGATCAAGGCCGGCGTGCGGTTCGAGCTGGGGCTGACCATCGACGCGGCCGATGTGATCGCGCTGAAACCCGATGCGGTGGTCCTCGCCACGGGCGCCGACATGATCGCGCCGCCCTGGCTGCCGGCCGAGTACCGCGAAGCGGTCCCGGACCTGCGCAGCGCGATGGCTGCGTTGCGCGGTCACGCCGTGCGCCAGCACGGCACCGCGGTCATCGTCGACACCGATCACACCGACGGCACGTACGCATCGGCCGAGCTCCTGCGCTCGATCTTCGATCGCGTCGTCGTGATCACGCCGCGCGAGGCGATCGCGCAGGACGTGGCGCTGGTGACGCGGCAGGGCATACAACGCCGCTTCCACGAGAAGCGGATCGGCGTCGTCACGTTGTGGAGCCGCGCATCACCGCGCGCTTCGAAGACGGCGTGCTCGAAACGGTGA